TAGCCCCTTCCGTTGAATTGAGTTTTGAGGACCGAGCTTTTGGCCCAGTGCCTACGAACCGATATGCTTAAATAAAACCCTGAGAGTATCGGCTCTCATTGGCTTTCAGTCAACGAAATATCCAGTGATAACGACATTTCGCAGCGAAATAATACATAATTTAAATCTATTGATAATAATCTTATACCCAACTTATGGTAATACATGTACGTTTACCAACTTTTTAGGTATAGGACATTGTTAAATTACATGAGATATCTTTCAGAGTTCTGACAAATATTATACTTTTCATTCAAAATAAACTCAAAGATAAAGCCCATCTCAATTTTTAAAATTCACTAAAAAGTAAAAAACCGATGTACGAAACATCGGTTTTTTATGAATTAATTAACGGTTATTCAGGCTTTTAACCATTTGTCGGCTTTATTTTGATCTTCAATCACAAGCTCAACTTCAGTTAAGTTGATGCTGTCACTTGTAACCTCAAACGACAACAACTCATCACGGCGGAACGCCAAGACTGAGTAAGTGCCCTTTTGTTTGGCATATTTTTCAATCAATTTAGTGGATGCTTTTAATCCATCAATTGCAATAATGACATCATTGGCAGAAATACCAGCTTTTGCCCCCGCTCCTTCACGGTGAGCATGTTGTACCAACACACCTTCAGGTTTATCAGTTAGTTTTAAGCCATAAGCCAAAGTCTTGTCATTTTTGAACGTATAACTTAAACCAAACTCAGGAAGTAACTGGTCAAGTGGTAGCTCTTCAGTGGTATTAATCAAATGATTGATTTGCTCAACCCAGCTATCGCCAGTTAACTCTTCACACAAATCAAAAACGGTACGCTCATTAACCTGAATACCGTTTTGCGTGTTTTCATATAATCTACGCATTAAGGCATCAAGACTCGAACCACGTAAACGTAAGCCTAAATCTAAACATAAGGCAACCAGTGCACCTTTGTTGTAATAGCTTGTACCGGCATTATTGGTGTTTTCATCTGGACGATAAAACTTAATCCATGCATCAAAACTTGACTCTGCGACTGTCTGAACAAAACGGCCCGGATTTTGTAAATAACGATCAATCTGTGATTTCAATAAATCTAAATAAGACTTTTGAGAGATCACACCGCTACGTAATAAAATCAAGTCATCATAATATGAAGTAAAACCTTCAAAAATCCAAAGTAGCGAGGTGTAACCCTCTGTATGCAAATTATAATTTGCAAAATTTTCCGGACGGATAAACTTCACCAACCACGAATGAAAATATTCATGGCTACATAATCCTAAGAAACGTTGATAGTCTTTCGAAGGTTCAGTAGGTTCATTCGATTTCGGTAAATCATCACGTGGTGTAATCAGACTCGTGCTGTTGCAATGCTCTAGCCCACCATAACTACTTCCTGTTGCCATCGTCATAAAGGTATAGTTTTTAAATGGCGCTGAACCAAACATCTCAATTTCGGCTGCACAAATTTTTTCAATGTCTGCTTTTAAACGATCAATGTTGGTCGAGTGCGTACCCGAAATTGCAAATTCATGGGCAATTCCATGCGCTTCAAAGCTAAAACGTGTTTGATCAGCCAGTTCAAATGGACTATCAATGAGTTGATCATAATGATCGGCTTTTAACGTAAAACGTCCTTTGACTAAGCTTTTTGAAGCTAAACCAGTTGCTAATTGGAAGTGTTTTAATTCATCAGGCAAAAAGATTTCTAATTCACAAGCTGACTGTTCTTGGCCTTCTAAACCTAAACATACACAAGCAGGGTTAATATAGAGACGTGTTTGGTCTACATAAGCACCGCGTACCGACAAGTCATATGCATAAACATCGTATTCGACAGTAATTAACTCATGATCCGTGTTAAATAAACGCCAGCGATTTTTTTCAGTCTTTTTAATATTGAGCATACGTCCAGCTTCATCATAGGCTTTTACTGCCTCGATGTGCTTGGCAAACTCACGAATTAAATAGCTGCCAGGAATCCACGTTGGTAACCATAGTTCCTGATTTGGATTCGCTAAAAAGCGAACTGTGACGTGAACAAGGTGCTGTTTGTAATCATCGAACTCAATTTGATAATGCAACATAAATTCTTCAATTTAAAAATAAGAACGGTTTCACATTAGATTATCACTTTTTTGTATCCGCTTGCGTAGATGTATTTTTTGGCAACAATTCACACTAGCCTTCTACAAAAAAAAGGCATAGCATGCTGGGCATCTGTGTTCCGTATTTGCCAGTAAACGTCAAGGTCACCTAGTGAAATTCTTCCTATCTCTTTTTACGCTGTTTAGTATTTTCTGTACTACTGTTACCAATGCTGCTCTTCTTAATATTGCACCTGAAAGTGTTGAAGCCGCCGCATGGACTATTGTAGATACTCAATCTGGTCAAATCATTGCTGAGCATAATAGTCATGCACAACGTGCGCCGGCATCTTTAACCAAAATGATGGTGGCCTATATTGCATTAAAAGAGATTAAGGCTGGAAAATTAAAGCTAGATCAAGTGATTACTGCGACCCCTGTTGTAAGCGTAGTGCAGTGGGATGAATCACAAATGTACCTTAAAGCTGGTGAACAAATTTCAGTTGATCAGTTACTGGCAGGTTTAATTGTAATGTCTGCAAATGATGCAGCAGTCACTTTAGCCGAAAAAATTTCTGGTGATGTGCCTCATTTCGTACAACGTATGAACCAAGAAGCACAAGCTTTAGGCATGAAGGAAACACATTTTAGTAATCCTGCCGGAATTACAATGCCGGATCACTACACAACAGCTCATGATTTAAGCTTATTAAGTGAAGCTGTCATTCAGCAAACTCCAGAATATTTACATTATTCGAAAATGCCAAGCTTTAGCTACAACCAACGTTTTCACCATGCAACCAACTTTGCTTTGAAATACGATCCTTCTGTAGATGGCTTAAAAACTGGTTACACTAAAGCTGCGGGTTATAACTTGGCTTTAACTGCTTCGCGCCCTTCATTTTCTCCAAACTTACCGCAAAGACGTTTGCTAGTGATCGTTTTAGGTACAACAAGTGCTGTAAAACGTGCCGAAATTGCAGATAAGTTAATGAATCTTGCGTATGCATATACACGTGATGAAGTGGTGATTCCTGAGCAAAAACTTATTGCTGAATTACCTGTTATTAAATCAACTTTAAAAATGTTTAAGGTCGAGACCAAACAACCGACAATCGTCACAACGTCTTTATATGCTGAGCCAACACCTATCGATTTAAATACATTTGATTATGCTACACAGCGTATTCAAGTTCTTGATAGTAATAAACAACCTAAAGTTATTGTGCCGCTTGAATCAACTCAAACACGTGTAAATATCGCGTTAAATGAGCAAAAGTTAACAGCGCCTTTAATGAAAGCGATGAACTTGGCCACTGTTTCGATTTATCAAAACAACCAGCTCATTCGCAGCCTTCAAATTGAAAATGATGTGCATATTGAAGAAGCTAATTTTTTCCAAAAAATGATGATGTGGTTCTCTAATCTTTTCTCTATTTTTTCATCAAATAATCATAGTACTGCGAAACTCTACCCGCTAGATTCGCACTAAAAACATCAAATTGTGCACAGACGCACAATAAATTTTATAAATAAAAGATGGCATAATTTAGCCATCTTTTTTTATAGAAAAATAATTAGGTGATAAAAATGGCCCAAAATTTACATCATATTGTAATTGTTGGTGGTGGCGCTGGTGGTTTAGAACTAGCCACACAACTCGGTGAAACTTTTGGGAAAAGTGGTAAAGCAAAAATTACATTAGTCGACCAAAATTTGACTCATATTTGGAAACCCCTCCTCCACGAAATTGCCGCAGGTTCTTTAAACCCTCACGAAGAACAAACCAATTATTTTGCTCATGCAGAAAAACATCATTACGAGTTTGTACTAGGGACACTCGTTGCAGTAAATAAAGATCAAAAAATAATTGATTTAATTCCCCCTCAAGTGTCTAAAGAACAAAATAATCATGTTCAACAACTCAGTTATGACACACTTATTTTAGCGCTTGGTTCTGTGTCAAATGACTTTAATACACAAGGGGTTCGTGAAAACTGTCATTTCCTCGATAGCCGAAAACAAGCTGACGTATTTCAGCAAGATCTTTTGCATTTATACATTGAGGCGCAGAATCAACCAAATCAACGTACTTTAAATATCGGAATTGTTGGTGCAGGTGCAACTGGAGTCGAACTTGCTGCCGAACTCATTGAAACCACTAAAAACTTCTATCGCTATGGTTTAAAAAAGATCCATCCGGATCAAGTCAAAATCACACTCATTGAAGCATCTGAGCGTATTTTGCCAGCACTTAGCGAAAAAACTGCTGAACACAGTGCTGGGCAACTCAAAAAAATGGGCGTTGAAATTTTAACTAAACACCGTGTTGAAAAAATTGATCAGCACTGTATCTATTTCAGTAACGGCAATCAGCTCAAAAGTGATATTACGGTATGGGCAGCTGGGGTAAAAGCGCCAAAAGTTCTTGAAAGTTTCACCGATTTTAAACGTGACAGTATTAATCGTTTAATGGTTTATGCCACTTTACAGACCTATTCTGATCCTAATGTATTTGCATTTGGTGATTGTGCGCATTGCCAACTAGATGCAAGAAACCCTCCACTTGGGCCACGTGCTCAGGTTGCCAGTCAGCAAGCAAGCTTTTTAGTTGAGGCTATGGCTGCTCGTTTAAATGATAGACCACAGCCGATGTTTACTTTTAACGACAAAGGCTCACTCGTGTCTTTAAGTCGTAATAAAGCCGTTGGAGAATTGCTGGGTGATGTAAGCGTACAAGGATATATTGCTAAAACCATGTATGTATCTTTATACCGTTTACATCAAGCAACAATTCACGGATACACTCAAGCTGGACTACTCACAGTGAAAGATTTACTTACAAGACGTGTACGTCCAAAAATTAAGCTGTATTGAGTTGAATTTTTTAAGTTCATCCCTATTTACATAAAAACGCATTAGAAAAAGTGTTAAAGATTGAGATTTTGTAGTCTACAAAATTTATTTTTCACTTTATGATGTACGCTTTAATTGATTGAATGGATCAAAAACATGACTGCAATTGCAAATAACCACGTGGTTTCATTCCACTATAAATTAACAAACGCTGAGGGTGAAACACTTGATCAATCTCAAGGTGAACCACTTGCCTATTTGCACGGTGCAGGCAATATCATTCCTGGTTTAGAAAATGCATTAACTGGTAAAACTGTTGGTGATAAATTCACTGTTAACGTACCAGCGGCTGAAGGTTATGGCGAATACAACCCAGACCTAGTACAAGAAGTTCCAGCTCAAATGTTCCAAGGTGTTGATAACATTCAACCTGGTATGCAATTCCAAGCTCAAACTGATGACGGCGTTCAAATCGTTACAGTTAAAGCGGTTGAAGGCGACAACGTTGTTGTTGATGCTAACTTCCCACTTGCTGGTCAAGATTTAACTTTTGAAGTTGAAATCGTAGAAATCCGTGAAGCATCTGCTGAAGAGCTTGATCACGGTCACGTACACGGCGCTGGTGGTCACCACCACTAATTCATCTTTAACAAGATGATAAAGAGCAAAGCTTCGGCTTTGCTTTTTTTATGCCTTTATTTTAGATAATATTCAGTGGGTTAATTTACTTTAGGACAGTGCATGTCAAATGCTTATCAGCTCATCTGGTTTCGCCAAGATTTGAGAGTACGTGATCATGCAGCTTTATGGCATGCCTGCCAGCAAGGTCCTTCTATTGGATTAGTGGTTTTATCGCCAGAACAATGGAAAAAGCACGATGATGCTCCAATAAAAATTAATTTTTATTTACGCCAACTCAAAAAACTTCAAGAGGAATTAGCAGCACTCCATATCCCGCTTGTTGTTCAAGTGATTCCCTATTGGAAAGATATTGCCAAAGCTATTTCTGATTTCAGCAGAAAATATAATATTGAAAATGTTTATACCAATATTGAAATGGGAGTAAATGAATTAAAAAGAGATAAAGCTGTACAAGACTATTTAAACAAAAACAGTAAAGAACTCTTTTTATTTCATGACCGCACCATTTTTCCTTTACGCTCGATCCGCAATCAGTCAGAGCAACCCTATCAAGTTTTTAGTGCATTCAAAAAAGTCTGTTATTCAAAACTAGATACCAGTGGTTTACCGCAATGCTATCCTCTGCCGCACAAGCAAAATGAAATCTCATCTGATTTTTTAGACGCAAAAAATGCAGACTTAGCAGAAATTGAAAAGCTATTTTGCTCATCTGTTACAACAGAGCAGCAAGATTTATGGCCGGTTGGCGAGCAATATGCTTTAGAACAACTAGACCAATTTATTGAAGATGCAGTATCGAACTACAATGTCGAACGCGATTTTCCACATGTATCTGGCACAAGTAAGCTTTCGCCTTATTTAAACATTGGTGTTTTATCTATTCGACAGTGCTTACAAGCCCTCTTTCGTGAACAACATGGCGCCTTTCATTTGGTTAATGAAGGTCAACAAGTCTGGTTAGATGAACTTCTTTGGCGAGAGTTCTATCAGCATATTTTATTTGATTTTCCTCATGTGTCTAAACACCTTCCCTTTAAAAAAGATACTCAAAAAATTAAATGGAATCATCACCCAGAGCACTTAGCTGCATGGCAAACTGGCCAAACGGGTATTCCTATTATTGATGCCGGAATGCGTCAACTTTTACAAACAGGTTGGATGCATAACCGTGTAAGAATGATTACAGCAATGTTCTTATGTAAAAACTTACTGATTGATTGGCGTATTGGTGAACAATGGTTTATGCAACATTTAATCGATGGAGACTTGGCTGCGAATAATGGCGGTTGGCAATGGTGTGCATCAACTGGCACAGACTCCGTTCCTTATTTCCGAATTTTTAATCCGATTGCCCAATCAAAAAAATTTGACCCGAATGGTGACTACATTCGCACTTGGGTTAAAGAATTAGCTCATCTAAATAATAAAGATATTCATGAACCCTACTCAAAAACGGCCAATACTCAGTTAAATTATCCGGAACCTATTGTAGATCTTAAAGAAACTCGACTAAAAGCCATTGAAACATTCAAGCGTATTTAGATAAGAGTTGCGTCTTATCTGTTTATTTTTGATTAAAAAGTAATAACAATGTTTGACTATAAAGCCGCTTTAATCTAAAAATAAATATAATAGATACCTAAAAAGGACAGAAACAACAACAACTTCGCAAAGCATCACCGTTCTTTATAAAAGTATAAAAAAATTAACATTACAAAAAGGCAGCATAGCGCGCATGCAACAAAAAAATCCCGGTAGAACACTCGTCTTATGGATTATCGCAGCTCATCTATTTATCGGGATGATTGCATACGAGTGGTTACCTGTGAGTTTTAGAGGAAGCTGGATTTTTATTCTTCTTCTTTTAATTTCTGGTGCTTTTTTGGAAGTTGGTGTGTCTTTAATTGTAGGGTTGCTTGCTTTTATTGGAGTAGCCGTATACTTTTTACTCGACTTGGCCGCACAAACCCATGTTGAACGTCAGCTACTTTTACTTTTCATCATTCCTCTTATTCCGCTCTTTTTAAGCGCTGTACGGCACAATATTGAAATTAATGTCCAAAAATACCGTGATATTCAAAGCTACGACCGAAATTATCGCCGTGATATTTTCCCCATTAGTGCTTTAAATTACTTTCAACATAGCTTTTTCAAATTACTTGATCATCACAATGTACAAGATTACGAAGTGTTCGAAATTCGGATACTGAATCGTAGTCTCATTAAAGAAATGCTCGGCGATGATGTATGGAAAACAACTCAAAATGAAATGATTAAAATTTTGAGCCAACATCAGCCCAACGAAATTGTTTTCCAGTTCGCAGACGATGATCTCGAAAATATATACAGTATTATGATTCGTCAGGAAAAAAGCGAAGAAGAACCTGATTTTATTAAAAAATTAAAAGAAATTACGACATTGCGTCTTGAGGTGGACTATAAAATTATTCCTATTCCACCTGAGGAGATCGGCTAATGTCTAATCTTCTTAATATTTGTGGAATTGTTATTGCGTCTAGCCAATATCCAGACGCTACTTTGCAGCAATTTTATCGGCAATATTATCATTGCGAAATTAAAGCGGAACAAACAAAAAAAGAAGTACAAAGTTCTAATGATCTTTCCATGTTTTTTCCTTACCAAGACACATGGTGGCCTGTTTTTACTATTGATCAGCTTAACTCCGAAAGTTTCCAGAAATTTGTTCATCAAGGAGTT
This window of the Acinetobacter sp. XH1741 genome carries:
- a CDS encoding peptidylprolyl isomerase, whose product is MTAIANNHVVSFHYKLTNAEGETLDQSQGEPLAYLHGAGNIIPGLENALTGKTVGDKFTVNVPAAEGYGEYNPDLVQEVPAQMFQGVDNIQPGMQFQAQTDDGVQIVTVKAVEGDNVVVDANFPLAGQDLTFEVEIVEIREASAEELDHGHVHGAGGHHH
- a CDS encoding M61 family peptidase; the protein is MLHYQIEFDDYKQHLVHVTVRFLANPNQELWLPTWIPGSYLIREFAKHIEAVKAYDEAGRMLNIKKTEKNRWRLFNTDHELITVEYDVYAYDLSVRGAYVDQTRLYINPACVCLGLEGQEQSACELEIFLPDELKHFQLATGLASKSLVKGRFTLKADHYDQLIDSPFELADQTRFSFEAHGIAHEFAISGTHSTNIDRLKADIEKICAAEIEMFGSAPFKNYTFMTMATGSSYGGLEHCNSTSLITPRDDLPKSNEPTEPSKDYQRFLGLCSHEYFHSWLVKFIRPENFANYNLHTEGYTSLLWIFEGFTSYYDDLILLRSGVISQKSYLDLLKSQIDRYLQNPGRFVQTVAESSFDAWIKFYRPDENTNNAGTSYYNKGALVALCLDLGLRLRGSSLDALMRRLYENTQNGIQVNERTVFDLCEELTGDSWVEQINHLINTTEELPLDQLLPEFGLSYTFKNDKTLAYGLKLTDKPEGVLVQHAHREGAGAKAGISANDVIIAIDGLKASTKLIEKYAKQKGTYSVLAFRRDELLSFEVTSDSINLTEVELVIEDQNKADKWLKA
- a CDS encoding NAD(P)/FAD-dependent oxidoreductase encodes the protein MAQNLHHIVIVGGGAGGLELATQLGETFGKSGKAKITLVDQNLTHIWKPLLHEIAAGSLNPHEEQTNYFAHAEKHHYEFVLGTLVAVNKDQKIIDLIPPQVSKEQNNHVQQLSYDTLILALGSVSNDFNTQGVRENCHFLDSRKQADVFQQDLLHLYIEAQNQPNQRTLNIGIVGAGATGVELAAELIETTKNFYRYGLKKIHPDQVKITLIEASERILPALSEKTAEHSAGQLKKMGVEILTKHRVEKIDQHCIYFSNGNQLKSDITVWAAGVKAPKVLESFTDFKRDSINRLMVYATLQTYSDPNVFAFGDCAHCQLDARNPPLGPRAQVASQQASFLVEAMAARLNDRPQPMFTFNDKGSLVSLSRNKAVGELLGDVSVQGYIAKTMYVSLYRLHQATIHGYTQAGLLTVKDLLTRRVRPKIKLY
- a CDS encoding D-alanyl-D-alanine carboxypeptidase PBP6B, whose product is MKFFLSLFTLFSIFCTTVTNAALLNIAPESVEAAAWTIVDTQSGQIIAEHNSHAQRAPASLTKMMVAYIALKEIKAGKLKLDQVITATPVVSVVQWDESQMYLKAGEQISVDQLLAGLIVMSANDAAVTLAEKISGDVPHFVQRMNQEAQALGMKETHFSNPAGITMPDHYTTAHDLSLLSEAVIQQTPEYLHYSKMPSFSYNQRFHHATNFALKYDPSVDGLKTGYTKAAGYNLALTASRPSFSPNLPQRRLLVIVLGTTSAVKRAEIADKLMNLAYAYTRDEVVIPEQKLIAELPVIKSTLKMFKVETKQPTIVTTSLYAEPTPIDLNTFDYATQRIQVLDSNKQPKVIVPLESTQTRVNIALNEQKLTAPLMKAMNLATVSIYQNNQLIRSLQIENDVHIEEANFFQKMMMWFSNLFSIFSSNNHSTAKLYPLDSH
- a CDS encoding deoxyribodipyrimidine photo-lyase, with product MSNAYQLIWFRQDLRVRDHAALWHACQQGPSIGLVVLSPEQWKKHDDAPIKINFYLRQLKKLQEELAALHIPLVVQVIPYWKDIAKAISDFSRKYNIENVYTNIEMGVNELKRDKAVQDYLNKNSKELFLFHDRTIFPLRSIRNQSEQPYQVFSAFKKVCYSKLDTSGLPQCYPLPHKQNEISSDFLDAKNADLAEIEKLFCSSVTTEQQDLWPVGEQYALEQLDQFIEDAVSNYNVERDFPHVSGTSKLSPYLNIGVLSIRQCLQALFREQHGAFHLVNEGQQVWLDELLWREFYQHILFDFPHVSKHLPFKKDTQKIKWNHHPEHLAAWQTGQTGIPIIDAGMRQLLQTGWMHNRVRMITAMFLCKNLLIDWRIGEQWFMQHLIDGDLAANNGGWQWCASTGTDSVPYFRIFNPIAQSKKFDPNGDYIRTWVKELAHLNNKDIHEPYSKTANTQLNYPEPIVDLKETRLKAIETFKRI